From the Cucumis sativus cultivar 9930 chromosome 5, Cucumber_9930_V3, whole genome shotgun sequence genome, the window TGGATCTAAATTGTActccaatccaatccaatccaaaATCCAATACAACCCACAAACACTCCACTCCAAATAAACAAATCTCTCCAAATACTCGTAACTATTTTATACTAAGAAGATGATAATCTCCAAGTGTGTAAAATCCCAGAACCATCAAATGCCTTGAGATAGTGAAAAATATATGGTGACATTAAAAGATATTATAGAGAACTGAGAAGATTCATAATGAGAGCAACCCTTTATCCTAATTCCAGAGTTGTCTGGATAAACATGAACAATTCAGATCAAATAAGAAATGTCATGTTGTACACCACTCTAAAGCTCACTGCTCTATTCATTTTCACATTGTTTAAGTTAAAGTGACTGATATTGGtacaaaaactacaaaaatttgaattatccACTCTAATTCTGTTCTGAATGCTTCTTTTTGCATACCCTTTTTCATGTAGGCAACGTCCTCAACAAATAAAGAGCTTGTTGCCACTGCACACGTTGTGATAGAGCAATTCTCCTCAATGCTGGCACAGCTCCAGCAGCTACGATTGCTGGATGATTTTCACTGTCCATGCTCAGATTATACAGTATAGCTAAGGCTGCTTCTACTGCTCTCTCACTTCCTTCATCAATCAGCTTTACTAATGGAAAGATACCGCCTTTCGAAGCAACAGCTCGGGTAGCATTGACTATTCCTTCAGAGACTATTCTATTCAGCTCCACAACAGCAGATTCCTGAACTTCCAATGAGAAGGAGCTTTGCATCTGTTCAATAAGTCTTGGTATTGTTTCGTATAGAGTGACCTCCATGTTGATAGGATCTCCAAAATCTGTGTTCAGAGTCAAGACGGAGCTGAGTTTGATTAGGCAAGCAGCAATCCAATCTTTGTGGTTGATGGGAATGTCTGACTTAAGGACTCGACGAAGCAATTTAGTGAAATGCGTGGAGTTTATTTTGTTGCTGAACTTTTCAGAGTCTAGAAGCTTTGTTAATAGTCGGGAGGCTGCTGAAATTGCCAGACCagcttcttcaacttcaaggGCATATCTTTCGGGCTGCCAAACTTCACCATCAGAATCTGTGTAAACAAAATTCAGACTTCAATATCAAATGCTAAAAAACTATCAagtaaattattacaaatcaGTATTGGAGTTTCAGTTTGAAGCCTACCTACCAACATTCAATCATTTCAACGTGATTTGGTAATATGCTATCACACACGTGCAcaagtttaaaaatagaaaggcTAATTCTTTTTGCTTTCAGTAGtcatcttttctttcctttctaagCTTCCAAGTTCCATAGGGAAAAGATCTAAAACTTCTAAAGCAACTGATCTTCAATCTGGTGTACAAATTCCAAAAGAATGAGGGCTCCAGTATCAATCTTGTCTTCTTTAACAAGGCGGATGTTACTGACAAatgcaaatgaaaatttcaggCAACAAACATCGTTTTCCTCCTCAAGTATTGGATAAGGGCTAGGTTGTGGAAAGTGCTCAAATCCTCCTACATCCTTTAATGTTTAACCATCGGATTCACAGTTTTGCCTCCATCTTGAGTCATCCTTAAATGACATAGCGACCATTTATTTTCCTCAAACGGCCCATGGAAGGAGATGTTCAAAAACAGGCAACTGCATCACAGAATGTTAATTTTGTGGTGTGTAATGGCAaagattgtttaaaatttggtaAGCTCTGTGGAGATTGAGCTCCTTCTgcagctttttttttttttccaagaATGCACCTTGGATCCATTAAATCACCACTACACTTACCATATCTTTCTACGCAAACTAATAGTTCTATATCGGAAACAAGGTCTGATGACATGGAAGATCGTCGCTTTAGCCCGGctgaaagtttaaaatgaaGAGCAGGgaaataattgatatttttgcGAGATTTTTTAACACATATCACTTGTAAGGTCCAAAACTAGCCAAAGACCAAATATATGGGCTACCAATGTTGATTGGAAGGAAAATGATACTAAAGACTTTTGAACTTAGAACATCTACTCCACTCaactagaaaaattaaatggatAGATTACGGTGAGCATTTATAAAAAGTTTGCAGTAACTTCTCTGACTAATGAATAATATATCCTTACTGGCCAAATAATATTCCTAATTCATTCACAATAGCATTTGTATCACAACCGCATCATGCACTCATACAATTACCGAAGACAGTTGGATCCAATTGCCgtttattaaaatgattttcataCCTATTGAAACTCCAAGCTGGAAAACAGCCGACAATCCCAACTCTATCTCCACAGGATCGATTAGTTCCATGCTTGGGTCCATGATAGAAACAAATTCCAGGATAGAAGCAGCTTTCTGTTTCAAGTTTGGTGATGAGGTGTTCAAAATCTCAACAAAGCGAGAAACAACACCAGCATCCAGCACATCTTTCCTATAAGTTGTTAAAAGAGGTTTCACATTAGTATCTAAATCTTAAACTACCCCAAAAGCTTAGGCTAGTGGTTAAAGGcaaagttaattatatatcactgaGGCTAACTACTTAAAGAGAATGATTGACCAGCAAGATTATACTCAACCTGATAGAAGCTTCAAAATTTCCTTCTGAATGTTGTCCCCCTTGAGATCCATTTACCGGTCCACTGTAAAACTGGAATGTATGGACACTTTTagcaattcaatttcaaaattcaaagtctTACAAGTCGATACATGAAACATAAAACGAAACCTTTGACTTCATTTCTTTACTAGGGTCCAAGATCCGAGAAAGTATATTGAGGGTCTACAAGGCAAAGATGTCTTGAGTCAGCATCAAACCAAACTACTTTGTTCTTCACAAATATAAAGTAGCCGTAGTTACCTTCTCCATCACATTTTCGGGGATACCTGAGAACTTTAAAATACTGAGCAAAGGACCAAGTGCACCTTCATTTTCAATTGCCTGGCAAACCACATTACTGTGCCAACACCAGCAAAATGTGAGACAGAAAgcatctaaatatatatactacagAAAACAAACACACTGACCAAGATTCAAACACGACATTCTGCTTATAAGTTCAAAAACATATCCATTACTTCAACTCTTTgaaagagttaaaaaaaatactgattttaaataaaataaaaaaattggaatggCATAACTCAAGTTTTACCTAATCGACAGTCTCTCTAGAGCTTGAACTGCAGCCCATTTGACAGAATCATTCGTATAATCTAAAAACTTTACTAAATATTTGATTGCTCCAGCTTCCTTGAATGAAATACGCATGTGTTCGTTGATAGAGGCATCAGCTATTGACACAGCAGCTCTCGTTATGGCATTATCATCCTCAAGTTCAAGGATCAAAACTAGTCGAGCAACACCATCTATCCAAGGTAAGAGTGTAAGATGGTTTCTGGAAGATGATTCAGATTGAGAATCCTTCAGATCTTCGATTTCTATGGCACCAATTCGAGCCAGAAACTGTTGCTGTGTCCGGCCAACAATTGCATTTATCTTGCGTTCTTCTATGTTTGCATTCTTATCAACATTTAACCCAAGGAGTAATTGAGAGGCACCATATCTTGAAGGTTTTGTGGATTGTTCAATTTCAATGCCATCAGGCAACCTGGGCCATGAATGCAGGCCTGGTCTGAAGGATTTATAAGCAGCAGCACCAAGAATTGGTACTGGAACCAGTCCTTCCTCTATGACAAGAATTCTATAATATCCATCTTTAGAAAGTTCAAGCAATGCATTTCTTGCTTCCTTTCTCATAATTTTTGAGCTGTCTGCCTCAGCTTTCAACTGATACGCCTGCAGCCACAGACCAAAAGTCAATACTTGGTTTACTTCTAATTGGCCACTTAATTTGTTGACTGTCTAGATTCAAACAAGCTCTTCCACATGATTGAAGCACAGACTGGTGGTAAGAATGCACAAActattaaacataattgagCGGTTGATATGGAACGGGAATAGATAATAAAATCAACacaaattgttataattactATATTAGGTGAATtccataaaattttgtttgatctgCTTCAGATTCATTTGAttggattttttaaattagcaAGAATTGGAGATTGAAcaagttttcaaattatatagaaTTACTCTCCAGTTCCtctctttcctttattcttttttttttattaaagaaaaaaagtggatTAGAATTTCTAGTTGTGTAGCTTCAGTTTCCTCTCCTCTccaatttatttatctcaCTAATTCTATACTTTCGAGTTACTTGTACGGTAACAACACCTACTATCATacataattataaacaaaactttttcttGTTATAATCTATAACATTATCTTCTAACCACAATATTCCAAAATTCATCATCTGCTTGAAATGCAATTTTAACCTTTCCACAAACCAAGAAATAAGTTGGAAAAAAAGTCTTACCAGTTTAGTAATTAAGCCTGATTCGACAATAACCCCGTGGTTACAAGGGCTCAAAGCCAGATTTGCTAAAACCCCTCCAGCTGCTTCCTTCACCTTCATGTTCTCATCATCAAGATTCTTACTAAGCAATGGCAGAATATCAGTGTTTGCAATTTTAATTCTGAGTTTTTCATCTACTGACAAATTCCACAAGACACAGATGCTTTGCTCCTTCACCTGCACAGCTACAGCTACAATCAGATATGACTCAACTACATGCTACACCATAAAAAACACAGACACACACCTCGGGAGTCAAGGACGGTTGACAAAGCAAGCCAGTTATCTCTTCAATTGCTCCACTTTCTGCAACTGATTCTCGGTATAAGTTCACCTGAGATATTGACCGCAGAAGGCCAGCAGCTGCTTCACACGTAGGGATTGACTCTGACCTAAGAAGATTTACTGCTAGATTTATGCATCCAGGAAACTGCATGATGGCATCTATGTGCTTCTTCCCTCCAAGAGAATATTTCCATAAAGCTATGATTGCTTGTTCTCTATCAAGAGGATCATTAGCTAAGCCGAGCATCCGGACAAATAATGCCACATAACTGTGTCCAACACTAGAAGAATCATTCTGTACATCTTTGATGTCCTGAGAGTACAATTACAGCGTATCCCCATTAACACCAAATAGCAAACTACCAAGAATCCAGAAAAATAAGCAAAGCACGAGAGAATGAGGGGAAAATCAGTGCagatttttccaatttaacaCTGTATTTTGGTCAAAGATCTATGGCTTTCATGCTaataatcaacattcaacCCAAATGCCGTACACAGTTTGCATACTCATTACTGATATCATTCACACGGTACAACGCCATttcaaagaacaagaaaagtTAAGATATAAACAATCAGAACTGCAAGTACTTTTAGTGTGGacaacaaattgaaaaaacaaacaaagaaagtaGACATAAAACTATACCCtgccaaaataataataacagtaAAGTTTAGAAGTTACAGAATACTCATTGTTTAGGCGTGTTTGGAATACGTtatcaaatgttaaatataaaaaacaatctttatcaaaagagtttaaataaaaatgagattttttagaaaacaaatccAAACGTGCCCTACAGAAGTTAATCCCTGAAATTGATAAAGTTCCAAAGATGTTCTTGAGCTTTCACTTTTGGTTTATTAACTTTCTGCTGTTAAAATTGCTAAGAAGTGACAATTGACTATAACATTTCAATGTTGGCAAAAAAGTAGAGATACTAGATTAAGTGAATTAAGCGGGCAGAACTTTTTTGgcttaaaagtttaaaactatACTCAGTCAGCCAACACCCATGTGCCAAATTATACCTTATTTGTCTAATCTACTTATAATCGGAACCAAAGTTCATGGTGaaacttattaatttttggGATTAAGTAAGCACACAATGAAATGAAGTCAAGTACTAAAATTGCAA encodes:
- the LOC101220075 gene encoding uncharacterized protein LOC101220075, which gives rise to MFSCPKCSPLQFQGTLSITPTKLFPVVGPMGIPKPTHPSLFLCRLRFSSDSLSKRLVFRRVSSDGGGDSSQHQSATPDIKDVQNDSSSVGHSYVALFVRMLGLANDPLDREQAIIALWKYSLGGKKHIDAIMQFPGCINLAVNLLRSESIPTCEAAAGLLRSISQVNLYRESVAESGAIEEITGLLCQPSLTPEVKEQSICVLWNLSVDEKLRIKIANTDILPLLSKNLDDENMKVKEAAGGVLANLALSPCNHGVIVESGLITKLAYQLKAEADSSKIMRKEARNALLELSKDGYYRILVIEEGLVPVPILGAAAYKSFRPGLHSWPRLPDGIEIEQSTKPSRYGASQLLLGLNVDKNANIEERKINAIVGRTQQQFLARIGAIEIEDLKDSQSESSSRNHLTLLPWIDGVARLVLILELEDDNAITRAAVSIADASINEHMRISFKEAGAIKYLVKFLDYTNDSVKWAAVQALERLSISNVVCQAIENEGALGPLLSILKFSGIPENVMEKTLNILSRILDPSKEMKSKFYSGPVNGSQGGQHSEGNFEASIRKDVLDAGVVSRFVEILNTSSPNLKQKAASILEFVSIMDPSMELIDPVEIELGLSAVFQLGVSIDSDGEVWQPERYALEVEEAGLAISAASRLLTKLLDSEKFSNKINSTHFTKLLRRVLKSDIPINHKDWIAACLIKLSSVLTLNTDFGDPINMEVTLYETIPRLIEQMQSSFSLEVQESAVVELNRIVSEGIVNATRAVASKGGIFPLVKLIDEGSERAVEAALAILYNLSMDSENHPAIVAAGAVPALRRIALSQRVQWQQALYLLRTLPT